The following are encoded in a window of Actinomycetota bacterium genomic DNA:
- a CDS encoding GTPase yields the protein MSERILILGAAGRDFHNFNVLYRDDPHYDVVAFTATQIPNIDGRRYPASLAGELYPYGIPILPEEDMERLIAVYNVDRVVFAYSDVTHEHVMHLAARAVAAGASYELPGAQTMIPSDLPVVAVTAARTGAGKSPTSRAVWHTLNAAGRRVAAIRHPMPYGDLVRQAVQRFASNQDLIDADCSIEEREEYEPYIEQGGVIFAGVDYEAILRLAEQEADVILWDGGNNDLPFYRPDLHICVVDPHRPGHELRYWPGEANLRRADVVMINKVGTAEEKNVAAVLADVREANPSAVVLEAHSPITVADPDLIAGRRVLVVEDGPTLTHGGMAYGAGVIASRQFGAAELIDPRPFAVGSIADTFAKFSHIGRLLPAMGYGEEQRAELAETIRRANPEVVVVATPVNLLPLLDLDMPGTRVTYGIEIVKGPSLREILAGL from the coding sequence ATGAGCGAACGGATACTGATTCTGGGGGCTGCCGGACGGGACTTTCACAACTTCAACGTTCTGTACCGGGACGATCCTCACTATGACGTCGTGGCGTTCACCGCCACACAGATTCCGAACATCGACGGCAGGAGGTATCCCGCATCGCTGGCGGGCGAGTTGTATCCGTACGGGATCCCGATCCTCCCCGAGGAGGACATGGAACGTCTGATCGCCGTCTACAACGTCGATCGGGTCGTCTTCGCCTATTCGGACGTCACCCACGAGCACGTGATGCACCTCGCTGCGCGTGCCGTGGCGGCAGGCGCCTCCTACGAGCTTCCCGGTGCGCAGACGATGATCCCTTCGGACCTGCCCGTCGTCGCCGTCACGGCCGCCAGAACGGGCGCGGGGAAATCTCCGACCAGCCGTGCCGTCTGGCATACGCTCAACGCCGCGGGGAGACGCGTCGCGGCGATTCGCCACCCCATGCCCTATGGAGATCTCGTCAGACAGGCGGTTCAGCGGTTCGCGAGCAATCAGGACCTCATCGACGCGGATTGCTCGATCGAAGAGCGCGAGGAGTACGAACCGTACATCGAGCAGGGCGGCGTCATCTTCGCCGGTGTCGATTACGAGGCGATCTTGCGTCTCGCCGAGCAGGAAGCCGATGTCATCCTCTGGGACGGCGGGAACAACGATCTTCCCTTCTACCGGCCCGACCTGCACATCTGTGTCGTCGACCCGCACCGCCCGGGGCATGAACTGAGATACTGGCCGGGCGAGGCCAACCTGCGGCGCGCCGATGTGGTGATGATCAACAAGGTCGGCACTGCGGAGGAGAAGAACGTGGCCGCGGTGCTCGCCGACGTGAGGGAGGCGAACCCGAGCGCGGTCGTGCTCGAGGCCCACTCGCCGATCACCGTCGCCGACCCGGACCTCATCGCCGGCAGGCGTGTGCTTGTCGTCGAGGATGGACCGACGCTGACCCACGGCGGTATGGCGTACGGTGCCGGTGTCATCGCCTCCAGGCAGTTCGGGGCGGCCGAGTTGATCGACCCTCGTCCCTTCGCCGTCGGTTCGATCGCCGACACGTTTGCGAAGTTCTCCCACATCGGCCGGCTCCTCCCGGCGATGGGCTACGGAGAAGAGCAGCGGGCCGAACTCGCCGAAACGATCAGGCGGGCGAACCCCGAAGTCGTGGTTGTCGCCACACCGGTCAATCTGCTTCCGCTGCTGGACCTCGACATGCCGGGAACGCGCGTCACCTACGGGATCGAGATCGTCAAGGGCCCCTCTTTGCGAGAGATCCTCGCCGGGCTCTGA
- a CDS encoding alpha/beta fold hydrolase, producing MEGLPVRRFAGRPPAIVALHGFTQHGGMFAELAAITGREILAPDLPGHGGAAAFPATFPAAIAAVAAVTGGRALLGYSQGGRIALGVALEHPQAVSHLILISTGIGIADERRRLVRQTRDEALARVIESEDLESFFERWMNRPIFDGLHRRGAAWLEADVALRLENTARGIAGALRGMGQGAQPWYGDRLEELEMPVLVIAGERDPRYVAIAERVAAATGGRLVVVEDAGHAVVGEAPRKVALEIERFLG from the coding sequence ATGGAAGGACTCCCCGTCAGAAGATTCGCCGGTCGGCCGCCTGCCATCGTCGCGCTGCACGGCTTCACGCAGCACGGAGGCATGTTCGCGGAACTGGCAGCGATCACCGGACGCGAGATCCTGGCTCCGGACCTTCCCGGTCATGGAGGAGCCGCAGCGTTTCCGGCAACCTTCCCCGCGGCGATCGCGGCGGTCGCCGCCGTGACGGGTGGTCGAGCGCTCCTCGGCTACTCGCAAGGCGGGCGCATCGCGCTCGGTGTCGCGCTCGAACATCCGCAGGCCGTCTCGCACCTCATCCTGATCTCTACGGGAATCGGGATCGCCGACGAGCGGCGCCGCCTCGTCCGGCAGACCCGTGACGAGGCACTGGCGCGTGTCATCGAGAGTGAGGACCTGGAGTCCTTCTTCGAACGCTGGATGAACCGGCCGATCTTCGATGGTCTTCACCGAAGGGGTGCCGCGTGGCTCGAAGCGGACGTGGCGCTTCGGCTGGAGAACACCGCTCGAGGCATCGCCGGTGCCCTGCGGGGGATGGGCCAGGGGGCACAGCCGTGGTACGGGGATCGCCTCGAAGAGCTGGAAATGCCGGTGCTGGTCATCGCCGGAGAGCGGGATCCCCGGTATGTCGCCATCGCCGAACGGGTGGCCGCCGCCACGGGAGGCCGTCTCGTGGTCGTCGAGGACGCAGGACATGCCGTCGTCGGGGAGGCGCCCCGCAAGGTCGCTCTCGAGATCGAGCGGTTTCTCGGTTGA
- the menD gene encoding 2-succinyl-5-enolpyruvyl-6-hydroxy-3-cyclohexene-1-carboxylic-acid synthase: MSNSAYRATAVLVAALARLGLRHACLTPGSRNTPLSLAFAEHPDVTDWIHHDERSSSFFALGLAKATRAPVAVVTTSGTAAAELFPAAVEARHGTVPLLLITADRPPELRGIGAPQTIDQVGMFGEMVRRSTDAMLTELGPDGITDLAVATWNEAIRRPGGPVHLNLGFREPFVPTDLTVAEVDVPAADPVGKTPDAGSLRTAAALLSGKRALVAAGPLDHPGFTDAVTALAAQAGWPILADPLSQLRAGPHDRSHVVTSGDALFRTDRIPGPIEAVLRFGAPPTSKAFMTWLEGHPHVPQVVVDEVGGRDPSRTARLMITADPVEFAEALSVEPVAADWTHAWMDADGHARDALAGMVFPSGPAVVQTLAERLPARSNLYVASSMPVRDVDLFFPSIDRPIRLLANRGVNGIDGLVSSGLGASATGTTTFVLTGDLSALHDLGALATAARLRLPVTIVVVNNDGGGIFSFLPQAKLPRHFERVFSTPHGLSFVPVAEALGLRAVHVDRRDRFVSALGEPGPLLIEVTTDRDANVRIHEEALARL; encoded by the coding sequence GTGAGCAACTCCGCCTACAGAGCGACCGCCGTGCTCGTAGCCGCCCTCGCCCGCCTGGGTCTGCGGCATGCGTGCCTCACGCCGGGATCGAGGAACACGCCGCTGTCACTCGCATTCGCCGAGCACCCCGACGTCACCGATTGGATCCACCACGACGAGCGGTCGTCGTCCTTCTTCGCCCTCGGGCTCGCCAAGGCGACGAGGGCACCGGTTGCCGTGGTGACCACCTCCGGAACCGCCGCTGCGGAGCTCTTCCCTGCCGCCGTGGAAGCCCGCCACGGGACGGTGCCCCTCCTGCTGATCACCGCGGATCGTCCCCCGGAACTTCGCGGTATCGGCGCTCCCCAGACGATCGACCAGGTCGGCATGTTCGGGGAGATGGTGCGCCGGTCGACCGACGCGATGCTCACCGAACTGGGTCCGGACGGAATCACCGATCTGGCCGTCGCGACGTGGAACGAGGCGATCCGGCGCCCGGGCGGCCCGGTCCACCTCAATCTCGGCTTCCGCGAACCGTTCGTTCCCACCGATCTCACCGTTGCCGAGGTCGACGTGCCCGCGGCCGACCCTGTCGGAAAGACGCCGGATGCGGGTTCCCTCCGGACGGCTGCAGCGCTGCTGTCGGGCAAGCGAGCGCTCGTCGCCGCCGGCCCCCTCGACCATCCGGGTTTCACCGATGCCGTCACCGCACTGGCCGCCCAGGCCGGCTGGCCGATCCTGGCCGATCCGCTCAGCCAGCTGCGCGCAGGCCCCCACGATCGATCGCACGTGGTCACCTCCGGGGACGCACTCTTTCGCACGGACCGCATCCCGGGACCGATCGAAGCCGTGTTGCGCTTCGGGGCGCCTCCGACCTCCAAGGCGTTCATGACCTGGCTGGAGGGACATCCGCACGTCCCCCAAGTCGTCGTGGACGAGGTCGGCGGCCGGGACCCTTCCCGGACGGCACGGCTGATGATCACCGCCGATCCCGTCGAGTTCGCCGAAGCCCTGTCCGTCGAGCCTGTGGCCGCGGACTGGACGCACGCCTGGATGGATGCCGATGGACACGCCCGGGACGCCCTGGCGGGGATGGTGTTCCCCTCCGGGCCTGCCGTCGTGCAGACCCTGGCGGAGCGACTCCCGGCCCGCTCGAACCTCTACGTCGCCTCCTCGATGCCGGTGAGAGATGTCGACCTGTTCTTCCCCTCGATCGACCGGCCGATCCGACTGCTGGCGAACCGCGGCGTCAACGGCATCGATGGTCTCGTCTCTTCGGGTCTGGGCGCCTCCGCCACCGGCACGACGACGTTTGTCCTCACCGGCGACTTGTCCGCTCTGCACGACCTGGGGGCGCTCGCAACCGCTGCACGGCTTCGCCTGCCGGTCACGATCGTCGTGGTGAACAACGACGGCGGTGGCATCTTCTCGTTCCTCCCGCAGGCGAAGCTGCCGCGCCATTTCGAGCGGGTGTTCTCCACCCCGCACGGTCTGTCCTTCGTGCCCGTGGCCGAGGCGTTGGGTCTGCGCGCCGTCCACGTCGACCGCCGCGATCGGTTCGTTTCGGCGCTCGGTGAACCGGGGCCGTTGCTCATCGAGGTGACGACCGATCGCGATGCGAACGTCCGGATCCACGAGGAGGCGCTCGCGAGACTCTGA
- a CDS encoding isochorismate synthase yields MLFPNDVCTDLAAGLSVPCAVQPIDLARAASRAGAPVFFFGGREEAVGVGVAWRSDDLLARPPSEGRLFFAFPFDGSKKTGSVVLPAVTLVKGEGGGRLRIAPGQEEMPAMLRRLDHPGETLVPVGRVTARDPESDVWADMVERARETIEAGLLSKVVLARSVMLAFDDIRPFDVVALLRERFPDAFAYGWVENGSAFVGASPELLVERWGASIRSFPLAGSAVRGRGSIEDEESARTLLESAKDRREHQFVVDDIVRVLGPLTSELSVPGGPTVMRLANILHLGTEIRGLLARPMGVLQLALALHPTPAVCGTPTAAALAYIREVEAIDRGWYAGGVGWTDASGDGEAAVALRCALLRNHEARVYAGAGIVRDSNVVAEVAETEAKLRGLLDILQIPPFS; encoded by the coding sequence GTGCTTTTTCCCAACGATGTCTGCACCGACCTGGCGGCGGGCCTGTCGGTGCCATGCGCGGTGCAACCGATCGATCTCGCCCGCGCAGCGTCGCGCGCCGGCGCTCCCGTCTTCTTCTTCGGAGGTCGGGAGGAAGCAGTCGGGGTCGGTGTGGCCTGGCGCAGCGATGATCTCCTGGCTCGGCCTCCCTCCGAGGGCAGGCTGTTCTTCGCGTTTCCGTTCGACGGTTCCAAGAAGACCGGAAGCGTCGTCCTGCCGGCGGTGACCCTGGTCAAGGGAGAGGGAGGAGGCCGTCTTCGCATCGCTCCGGGCCAGGAGGAGATGCCGGCGATGCTCCGTCGGCTCGATCACCCGGGAGAGACGCTCGTGCCGGTCGGCCGGGTGACGGCCAGGGATCCCGAATCCGACGTGTGGGCGGACATGGTCGAACGGGCACGCGAGACGATCGAAGCCGGGCTTCTCTCCAAGGTCGTGTTGGCGCGTTCGGTGATGCTGGCCTTCGACGACATCCGGCCGTTCGACGTCGTGGCCTTGCTCCGGGAACGGTTTCCGGACGCGTTCGCGTACGGGTGGGTGGAGAATGGGAGTGCGTTCGTGGGTGCCAGCCCGGAGTTGCTCGTGGAACGGTGGGGGGCATCGATCCGATCGTTTCCGCTGGCGGGCAGCGCGGTGCGTGGCAGGGGCTCGATCGAGGACGAGGAGTCGGCGCGGACGCTGCTGGAGAGCGCGAAGGATCGTAGGGAGCATCAGTTCGTCGTCGATGACATCGTCCGCGTGCTGGGTCCGTTGACGTCGGAGCTGTCGGTTCCCGGCGGTCCGACGGTCATGCGCCTCGCCAACATCCTGCACCTGGGGACGGAGATCCGGGGGCTGCTCGCCAGGCCGATGGGCGTGCTCCAACTCGCTCTGGCGCTGCACCCGACCCCCGCGGTGTGCGGCACACCCACCGCCGCCGCCCTCGCCTACATTCGAGAGGTCGAAGCGATCGATCGGGGTTGGTATGCGGGCGGTGTCGGATGGACCGACGCCTCCGGCGATGGGGAGGCGGCCGTGGCCCTGCGCTGCGCCCTTCTTCGGAACCACGAGGCACGCGTGTACGCGGGTGCCGGGATCGTGCGGGACTCGAACGTGGTGGCCGAAGTGGCGGAGACCGAGGCGAAACTGCGGGGGCTGCTCGACATCCTCCAAATCCCCCCGTTCTCGTGA
- a CDS encoding alpha/beta hydrolase produces MTRRWPASGHGRLALAHATGFCKEVWAPVVTELRAAGEERSIIAWDAPGHGDAEPLSSFPVDWWDFARHGLEVISGITEPVVGVGHSMGGAALAMAELLAPGRFAGLVLIEPVIFPLAVGRRELSLLVQGALRRRDGFKSIDAAVEHYRRPFASWDRRALEAYVRGGLVERDGVWRLKCRPEVEAEVYRGGITHGAYLRLGELDLPVLVLAGERSAAFTADYIAEFTALIPNARFEILPNASHFAPMERPDLVAAQIVSFVAP; encoded by the coding sequence TTGACCCGGCGTTGGCCCGCATCCGGGCACGGCCGGCTTGCCCTCGCTCACGCAACGGGGTTCTGCAAGGAGGTGTGGGCGCCGGTGGTCACCGAACTGCGCGCCGCCGGGGAGGAGCGATCGATCATCGCCTGGGATGCGCCCGGACACGGTGACGCCGAGCCGTTGTCCTCCTTTCCGGTCGACTGGTGGGACTTCGCCAGGCACGGGCTCGAGGTCATCTCGGGGATCACCGAGCCGGTCGTCGGTGTCGGACATTCGATGGGTGGTGCGGCGCTCGCCATGGCCGAGTTGCTGGCTCCGGGCAGGTTCGCCGGGCTCGTTCTGATCGAGCCCGTGATCTTCCCGCTCGCGGTCGGGAGGAGAGAGCTGTCTCTGCTTGTCCAGGGCGCCTTACGGCGCAGGGACGGATTCAAGAGTATCGATGCGGCGGTCGAGCATTACCGCAGACCGTTCGCATCGTGGGATCGGCGTGCCCTCGAAGCCTATGTGCGCGGAGGTCTCGTCGAAAGAGACGGTGTCTGGCGGCTGAAGTGCCGGCCGGAGGTCGAGGCGGAGGTGTACCGCGGTGGTATCACTCACGGCGCCTACTTGCGCCTGGGGGAACTGGACCTGCCCGTTCTGGTGCTCGCCGGTGAACGATCCGCCGCATTCACCGCCGACTACATCGCCGAGTTCACCGCGCTGATTCCGAATGCACGGTTCGAGATACTGCCGAACGCCTCGCACTTCGCTCCCATGGAGCGGCCGGACCTCGTCGCAGCGCAGATCGTGTCCTTCGTGGCTCCGTAA
- a CDS encoding CBS domain-containing protein: MRVLDIMTMDVLTTSPSTSLKEAARKMVRAGVSGLPVIDESGELVGIITEADFLEREADRSRRRLLNAMFKERESVVDAETVGEVMTRDPVVIFPEASVTEAARVMAHHHVKRLPVVGAGGKLVGIVSRADVVAVFTRPDDVIEDEIREDIVRRVLLLEADSIDVTVKDGVVTVSGIVPTATDARLLEELIRRIDGVVRLESHITFDVDDA, translated from the coding sequence ATGAGGGTGCTCGACATTATGACCATGGACGTGCTGACAACGAGCCCTTCGACCTCGTTGAAGGAAGCCGCTCGCAAGATGGTGAGAGCAGGTGTCAGCGGCCTGCCGGTCATCGACGAATCGGGCGAACTGGTGGGAATCATCACCGAAGCCGATTTCCTGGAGCGCGAAGCGGACCGTTCCCGGCGGCGGCTGCTCAATGCAATGTTCAAAGAGCGTGAGTCCGTCGTCGACGCGGAGACGGTGGGCGAGGTGATGACCAGGGATCCTGTCGTGATCTTTCCCGAAGCGAGCGTCACCGAAGCGGCCCGTGTCATGGCGCACCATCATGTCAAGCGGCTGCCGGTGGTGGGCGCAGGGGGCAAGCTGGTCGGGATCGTGAGCCGGGCCGATGTCGTCGCGGTGTTCACCCGTCCGGACGACGTCATCGAGGACGAGATCCGCGAGGACATCGTCCGAAGGGTGCTGCTCCTCGAAGCCGACAGCATCGACGTGACGGTCAAGGACGGCGTCGTCACCGTCTCCGGGATCGTGCCGACGGCGACGGACGCCCGCCTGTTGGAGGAGCTGATTCGCCGCATCGACGGCGTCGTCAGGCTGGAATCGCACATCACGTTCGACGTGGATGACGCTTGA
- a CDS encoding universal stress protein, which translates to MIIVVGADGSDRSTVALRRAVQFAEAWGAELHVIHVMHIPSALLGALSQVPADLASLEQAQRQMVWDVIDPVVEGASVQMHRVDLDGYPADAIVEYAKKVEADLIVVGSRGRGELAALVLGSTSHRIVHISPCDVLVVKGPFE; encoded by the coding sequence ATGATCATCGTCGTCGGAGCGGATGGATCCGATCGTTCGACCGTGGCGCTTCGGAGGGCGGTCCAGTTCGCCGAGGCGTGGGGCGCCGAGCTGCACGTCATACACGTCATGCATATTCCCAGCGCCCTTCTCGGCGCCCTCAGCCAGGTGCCCGCAGACCTCGCATCACTGGAGCAGGCGCAGCGCCAGATGGTGTGGGACGTCATCGATCCGGTGGTCGAAGGAGCGTCGGTGCAAATGCACCGGGTCGACCTGGACGGGTATCCGGCGGACGCGATCGTCGAGTACGCGAAGAAGGTGGAGGCAGACCTCATCGTTGTCGGCTCCCGGGGGAGGGGGGAGCTCGCAGCGTTGGTGCTGGGCAGTACGAGTCACAGGATCGTGCACATCTCGCCGTGTGACGTCCTGGTTGTGAAAGGACCGTTCGAATGA
- a CDS encoding response regulator transcription factor, which translates to MTGRRWQRQERSPGSLGGKEEGRLRILIVDDHEIVRKGLVMLLEGEEGLEVVGEAGTAEEAIRRVGYDSPEVVVMDVRLPDGTGIEACREIRERWPEVRVLMLTSFADEEALFASIVAGAAGYVLKRVDARQLIDSIRRVGAGESLLDPTMTEHVFRRIRGDEPTDPLIARLSPQERNILDLISEGLTNKEIAERLFLAEKTVKNYVSNLLNKLGMTRRTEAAAFSARLAAKREREYAPEQWGDALS; encoded by the coding sequence ATGACCGGCCGCCGGTGGCAGCGACAGGAACGATCACCCGGTAGCCTTGGGGGTAAGGAGGAAGGCAGATTGCGGATACTGATCGTCGATGACCACGAGATCGTGAGGAAGGGCCTCGTCATGCTGCTCGAAGGCGAGGAAGGCCTCGAAGTGGTGGGCGAGGCGGGGACGGCCGAGGAGGCCATCCGGAGGGTCGGATACGACTCTCCCGAAGTCGTGGTGATGGATGTGCGCCTTCCGGACGGAACCGGGATCGAGGCGTGCCGGGAGATCAGGGAGCGGTGGCCCGAGGTGCGTGTTCTGATGCTGACGTCGTTTGCCGATGAGGAGGCGCTGTTCGCCTCGATCGTCGCCGGGGCGGCCGGCTACGTGCTCAAGAGGGTCGATGCGCGTCAGCTCATCGACAGTATCCGCCGGGTCGGGGCGGGAGAGTCGCTGCTCGATCCGACGATGACCGAGCATGTCTTCCGCAGGATTCGGGGCGACGAACCGACCGACCCGCTGATCGCGCGCCTCTCACCGCAGGAGCGCAACATCCTGGACCTGATCTCCGAGGGTCTTACGAACAAGGAGATCGCCGAGAGGTTGTTCCTGGCCGAGAAGACGGTCAAGAACTACGTCTCGAACCTGCTCAACAAACTTGGGATGACCCGGCGGACGGAAGCGGCTGCGTTCTCGGCCCGCCTGGCGGCCAAACGGGAACGGGAGTACGCACCCGAGCAGTGGGGAGATGCATTGTCATGA
- a CDS encoding GAF domain-containing sensor histidine kinase translates to MDRPTIPASRLADLISAAAAVTGQTELTAVLETVVATAKELTGAPFGALGVVSEKGQLIQFVHQGVPEEIVEMIGGPPEGKGLLGAVTWQPDPIRLDRTQTHPRATGFPDHHPKFEGFLGTSIRIGEDIFGNLYLGASDGGFTEQDETLIRALALIAGSAISTIRVQARLRRAAVLEDRQRIARDLHDSIIQDLFAVGLSLQALTAKLVDQEMRERLEEAASHLDASITSLRRFIFDLRPPTLGARNLKDELSELLGRLAVPYEASIGIGVTGPVDDLPNEIIEDTLHIIREAVSNALRHSGADVVSVSVSRGIDRLVLAVSDRGKGFDLETVTRGMGLDNIRSRAETAGGEADITSRPGGGTTIRVVLPL, encoded by the coding sequence GTGGACCGACCGACGATCCCGGCCTCGCGCCTCGCCGATCTCATCAGTGCCGCCGCGGCGGTGACCGGACAAACCGAGCTGACGGCCGTGCTGGAAACCGTTGTCGCAACGGCCAAGGAACTCACCGGTGCGCCGTTCGGTGCGCTCGGTGTCGTCAGCGAGAAAGGGCAGCTGATCCAGTTCGTCCATCAGGGCGTCCCGGAGGAGATCGTCGAGATGATCGGCGGCCCGCCGGAGGGCAAGGGGCTGCTCGGCGCAGTCACGTGGCAGCCCGACCCTATCCGGCTCGACCGCACGCAGACGCACCCACGAGCGACCGGGTTTCCCGATCATCACCCCAAGTTCGAAGGTTTTCTCGGCACGTCGATCCGTATCGGCGAAGACATCTTCGGCAATCTCTACCTGGGAGCGTCCGACGGCGGCTTCACCGAGCAGGACGAGACGCTGATTCGCGCGCTGGCCCTCATCGCGGGGTCCGCCATCTCCACGATCCGCGTTCAGGCGCGTCTGCGCAGGGCAGCGGTCCTCGAAGACCGCCAGCGCATCGCCCGGGATCTGCACGACTCCATCATCCAGGATCTCTTCGCCGTCGGTCTGTCACTCCAGGCGTTGACCGCCAAGCTGGTCGACCAGGAGATGCGGGAGCGCCTCGAAGAAGCCGCTTCGCACCTCGATGCTTCGATCACCTCGTTGCGACGGTTCATCTTCGATCTCCGCCCCCCGACGTTGGGCGCGCGCAACCTCAAGGACGAACTCTCCGAGCTGCTGGGGCGGCTCGCCGTCCCCTACGAGGCGAGCATCGGGATCGGCGTCACCGGGCCGGTCGACGACCTGCCCAATGAGATCATCGAAGACACGCTCCACATCATCCGGGAGGCGGTGAGCAACGCGTTGCGGCACTCCGGAGCGGATGTCGTGAGTGTCTCGGTGAGCCGCGGCATCGATCGGCTGGTCCTCGCTGTCTCCGACCGTGGGAAGGGGTTCGATCTCGAAACCGTCACACGGGGAATGGGTCTCGACAACATCCGCAGCCGTGCCGAAACGGCGGGTGGAGAAGCCGACATCACCAGCCGTCCCGGTGGGGGGACGACCATCCGGGTCGTGCTTCCCCTGTAG
- a CDS encoding metal-sensitive transcriptional regulator, which yields MQLDEQSKKTVLPRLRRIEGQVAGIIRMIEDGRECTEILTQVAAASKALDKVGFKLLAANLTRCILEDADFKDTASLEKLFMTLA from the coding sequence ATGCAACTCGACGAGCAATCCAAGAAGACCGTCCTTCCCCGGCTTCGCCGCATCGAAGGCCAGGTGGCCGGGATCATCCGCATGATCGAGGACGGTCGCGAATGTACCGAAATCCTCACGCAGGTGGCCGCCGCATCGAAGGCTCTCGACAAGGTCGGATTCAAGCTTCTCGCCGCCAACCTCACACGCTGCATTCTCGAAGATGCGGACTTCAAGGACACGGCTTCTCTGGAGAAGCTCTTCATGACCCTCGCCTGA
- a CDS encoding aminotransferase class V-fold PLP-dependent enzyme, which produces MTDWVSVAAEFPGLDDRTFLDAACVSLLPRRAHEAVRQFSSRLVRPEADSATEHHIWMDQQREQATREVARMLGCGVDQIAQIESTTHGLNIAAQSIPWQAGDDIVMCDLEFLQVAIPFAKLSAQNGVELRFVRHRDGVADVDAYAAKVGPSTRAIVVSSTQWSNGYRIDLSGLAEVAHSVGAWLVVDGIQQAGAVPFDLDGVDFLIAGGHKWLNAPMGTGFMYLSKRVLTQLDPASWGYLALQPPEGGWGRYFSTPDITPDRAYEFVDDAKRFEIAGTANYPGSIALAKSVELVNEIGMDAVAARVWDLGGRLIEGFRRLDVGLETPFEAAHRSGIVSCSLGSRDRDRACLEFLLAKRIFVSQRYTADTGGVRASVHFFNDEDDIDRLLEGIAAFLRS; this is translated from the coding sequence ATGACAGACTGGGTGTCGGTTGCAGCGGAGTTCCCGGGCCTTGACGATCGGACGTTTCTCGACGCGGCCTGTGTGAGCCTGTTGCCCCGGCGTGCACACGAAGCGGTTCGGCAGTTCTCGTCACGGCTGGTGAGACCGGAGGCCGACTCCGCCACCGAGCATCACATCTGGATGGATCAGCAACGGGAGCAGGCGACCCGAGAGGTTGCCCGGATGCTCGGTTGTGGCGTCGATCAGATCGCTCAGATCGAGAGCACGACCCACGGCCTCAATATCGCGGCCCAGTCGATTCCCTGGCAGGCCGGTGACGACATCGTCATGTGTGATCTCGAGTTCCTTCAGGTGGCCATCCCCTTCGCGAAGTTGTCCGCGCAGAACGGGGTCGAACTGCGGTTCGTACGTCATCGTGACGGCGTGGCGGACGTGGATGCCTATGCCGCCAAGGTGGGCCCGTCCACGCGGGCCATCGTCGTGAGCTCCACACAGTGGAGCAATGGCTATCGGATCGATCTGAGCGGCCTGGCCGAAGTCGCCCACTCGGTGGGGGCGTGGCTCGTGGTCGACGGTATCCAGCAGGCGGGCGCTGTTCCCTTCGACCTCGATGGTGTGGACTTCCTCATAGCCGGTGGCCACAAATGGCTCAACGCCCCGATGGGGACCGGCTTCATGTACCTCTCGAAACGGGTCTTGACCCAACTCGACCCGGCAAGCTGGGGTTATCTGGCCCTCCAACCGCCGGAAGGTGGCTGGGGTCGATACTTCTCGACACCCGACATCACGCCTGACCGCGCCTACGAGTTCGTCGACGATGCCAAGCGTTTCGAGATCGCCGGGACCGCCAATTATCCGGGAAGCATCGCCTTGGCGAAGAGCGTCGAGCTGGTCAACGAGATCGGCATGGATGCGGTGGCCGCACGCGTGTGGGATCTCGGTGGGCGGCTCATCGAAGGTTTCAGGCGACTGGACGTCGGACTCGAGACGCCGTTCGAAGCGGCGCATCGCAGCGGGATCGTCTCGTGCTCCCTCGGGAGCCGTGACAGGGATCGCGCGTGCCTCGAGTTCTTGCTGGCCAAGCGGATCTTCGTGTCCCAGCGGTACACCGCCGATACCGGAGGGGTTCGGGCGAGTGTCCACTTCTTCAACGACGAGGACGACATCGACCGGCTGCTGGAAGGGATTGCAGCCTTCTTGCGGTCCTGA